The following are encoded in a window of Bacteroidota bacterium genomic DNA:
- a CDS encoding NUDIX hydrolase, which yields MSLKRWKKISEETLFKNNWWTYKRDTFELPNGKVGEYNYVHIGGSAMVVPIMKDGRVLLVNQYRYLNEKESLEFPCGSVKDGMSHDETAWRELAEETGYSSSRFFLAGEFNPYNGVTNEICKVYIARELQHVGGTPDETEEFELLPLTADEIDTKIRNGEIWDGMTIAAWAIVKTNIDV from the coding sequence ATGTCACTCAAGCGCTGGAAGAAAATCTCCGAAGAGACTCTCTTCAAGAACAACTGGTGGACGTACAAGCGGGATACATTTGAACTTCCCAACGGCAAGGTCGGGGAGTACAACTACGTCCACATCGGCGGCTCGGCGATGGTTGTTCCTATTATGAAAGATGGAAGAGTGTTGCTCGTTAATCAGTACCGCTACTTGAACGAAAAGGAAAGTCTCGAGTTTCCCTGCGGCAGTGTCAAGGATGGAATGTCGCACGATGAAACGGCGTGGCGTGAGTTGGCGGAAGAGACGGGCTACTCATCGAGCAGGTTCTTTCTTGCCGGAGAATTCAATCCCTACAACGGCGTCACCAACGAGATCTGCAAAGTCTACATTGCGCGGGAGTTGCAGCATGTCGGCGGCACACCCGATGAGACGGAAGAGTTTGAATTGCTTCCTCTTACAGCTGACGAAATTGATACGAAGATTCGGAATGGCGAGATTTGGGACGGAATGACAATCGCTGCCTGGGCGATTGTGAAAACTAACATTGATGTTTGA
- a CDS encoding peptide chain release factor 3 produces the protein MGIKEEISKRRTFAIISHPDAGKTTLTEKFLLYGGAVQLAGSVTAKKQQRQTTSDWMELERKRGISISSTVLQFEYSGYRINLLDTPGHQDFSEDTYRVLTAVDGVIMVIDAGKGIETQTKKLFEVCRRRHIPIFTFMNKCDRPTLDPLALIDELEEVLGIGAFAMNYPLGTGEEFRGVYDRQTREVHFYERTVGGMYRAPEAIASLNDPNVKDKLSDNTHTRLLEEIEMLEIAGSTYNSNAVLNGKITPVFFGSAKNNFGVQLLLDGFLEHAAPPAPHVSGEQFIQPDDERFSGFIFKIQANMDPRHRDRIAFLRVCSGRFERDMFVTHARTAKKVRLANSQKMFGQSRETIDEAFAGDIVGFIGQSEFHIGDTLTEDPTIVYDEIPRFPPEHFVMLHNPSPANYKKFRDGVDQLTQEGVVQVFYRFNSGSRIPILAAVGPLQFEVVQYRLESEYGAPSRMEQTEWKFLRWLSPETPEEKIKSMMIPSGAALAEDSHGQLAILFPGDWALNYFLDKNEGMELSELPFKILLEKD, from the coding sequence CTACGGCGGCGCAGTACAACTTGCCGGCTCGGTGACAGCAAAGAAGCAACAGCGGCAAACGACAAGCGATTGGATGGAACTTGAGCGCAAGCGAGGCATTTCCATTAGCTCGACTGTGCTGCAATTCGAATACAGCGGATACAGAATCAACTTGCTGGATACACCGGGGCATCAGGATTTCTCCGAAGATACGTATCGCGTCCTCACCGCCGTCGACGGTGTCATTATGGTGATTGATGCGGGCAAAGGCATTGAAACCCAAACGAAGAAGCTGTTTGAAGTCTGCCGTCGTCGGCACATTCCCATCTTCACCTTCATGAACAAATGCGACCGGCCGACACTCGATCCGCTTGCCTTGATAGATGAGTTGGAAGAGGTTCTCGGCATCGGCGCCTTTGCGATGAACTACCCGCTCGGCACGGGCGAAGAATTCCGCGGCGTGTACGACCGGCAAACACGGGAGGTTCATTTTTACGAAAGAACCGTCGGCGGCATGTACCGTGCCCCGGAGGCAATCGCGTCTCTCAACGATCCAAACGTGAAAGATAAGTTGAGCGACAACACACATACCCGCCTTCTCGAAGAAATTGAAATGCTGGAAATCGCCGGTTCGACCTATAACTCGAATGCTGTTTTGAACGGAAAGATCACGCCCGTCTTTTTCGGCAGCGCGAAGAATAACTTCGGCGTACAACTGCTGCTGGATGGGTTTCTGGAACACGCCGCCCCTCCGGCCCCGCATGTTTCGGGTGAGCAGTTCATTCAGCCGGATGACGAGCGGTTTTCCGGATTTATCTTCAAAATACAGGCCAATATGGATCCGCGACACCGCGACCGAATCGCGTTCCTGCGGGTCTGTTCGGGGCGATTTGAAAGGGATATGTTCGTCACGCACGCACGCACTGCTAAGAAAGTCCGGCTGGCAAACTCCCAGAAAATGTTCGGTCAATCACGCGAAACAATCGACGAGGCGTTTGCAGGCGATATCGTCGGCTTCATCGGCCAATCGGAGTTTCACATTGGCGATACGTTGACGGAGGATCCTACTATCGTCTATGATGAGATTCCCCGTTTCCCTCCCGAACATTTCGTCATGCTGCACAATCCGAGTCCGGCGAACTACAAGAAATTCCGTGACGGCGTCGACCAGTTGACGCAGGAGGGTGTCGTTCAGGTATTCTATCGGTTCAATTCCGGGTCACGCATACCGATCCTGGCAGCCGTCGGCCCGCTGCAGTTTGAAGTCGTTCAATATAGATTGGAAAGTGAGTACGGTGCCCCATCGCGCATGGAGCAAACAGAATGGAAATTTCTGCGATGGCTCTCTCCCGAAACGCCGGAAGAGAAGATCAAATCAATGATGATTCCGAGCGGTGCCGCGCTTGCCGAGGACTCACACGGACAGCTTGCCATCCTCTTCCCCGGTGATTGGGCGCTGAACTATTTTCTTGACAAGAATGAAGGGATGGAGTTGAGCGAACTGCCGTTTAAGATCTTGCTGGAAAAAGACTAA
- the ndk gene encoding nucleoside-diphosphate kinase, with protein MAVERTLAILKPDCVRKNLQGEVIMRIQKAGFKILGMKQIRLTKEMAGAFYAVHKGRPFYDGLVEFMTSGPVVPIALEKEDAVTDYRTLIGATDPKDAAEGTIRKLYADNKGENIVHGSDSAENGRIEVAFFFGEHELV; from the coding sequence ATGGCAGTTGAACGTACACTTGCAATTCTCAAACCGGATTGTGTCAGGAAGAATCTTCAAGGCGAAGTGATCATGCGGATTCAGAAAGCGGGATTCAAGATTCTCGGCATGAAGCAAATCCGTCTCACAAAAGAAATGGCGGGAGCCTTCTACGCCGTGCACAAAGGCAGGCCGTTCTACGACGGACTCGTCGAGTTTATGACCAGCGGGCCGGTCGTCCCGATTGCGTTGGAGAAAGAAGACGCCGTCACTGATTACCGCACACTCATCGGCGCAACCGATCCGAAAGATGCAGCAGAAGGCACAATCCGGAAACTCTATGCCGATAACAAGGGGGAGAATATTGTTCACGGCTCCGATTCGGCTGAGAACGGGAGAATTGAAGTGGCGTTCTTCTTCGGCGAACACGAACTTGTGTAG